The Alligator mississippiensis isolate rAllMis1 chromosome 8, rAllMis1, whole genome shotgun sequence genomic sequence GGCTTAAGGATGTAGCTCACTAGTCTACTTATAAAACCTCCCAGAGAATCACATATACCATGAAGGCCTTGCGATCTAGAACAAGCAGGGGCAGCATCTTAGTATTAAATGAATTTGTGTCCACCTGAATTTCCCTCTGCTTTATGCCTGCTGACTCTTATATAATTTAAGGGCAAAGAGATAGCATGAGAAATGCACATCCAAACTACAGCTGCATCAAAATCTACTTTCAAGTGTCGTTTTTCTAGGTATGCATGCATGGCAGATTCCCAGGGAAACCTTCAATATTAAGCAGTCTTTTTCacttttccccccacctttttatgtcattttaaaatgaaatgtgatAAATTTCATGCTCCCTGAAATGCCCATAACACCAGGATTTCCTGTCTTCTATGGAGCAAGATTTGTCACGATTAGACTTAATAACCTCCTCCTTTTTGCCATTATGTACAGCACAATAGATAACATTCCTTTGAGCGGCACAAATGACAGAAACCTTATCAGCATCTCTGCCACAAGTCAGTCTTTCTCTGCACTCATCAAAACATTGTCACCATCCTCGCCAAGAGCAGCAATGGAGACAGTACTTTTCCTCTACCTACAAATCTGCCAGAGGACAGATCCTGAAGTAGCACTCAGTGAAAAGGTGCCAGCCACCATTTGGTGTAGTCAACAGAGTTACAAAAATGACCCCCAGTGGAAGATCTGACCCATTGCATACATAGGCTGAAAGGAGTTGTGTGCTTTACCTCCTATGTGAATACAAAGGATAACACCTCCATACTTTCCCAGTTATACAAATACCTGTGCATTAAAACTGTACACTAATCTGCTTTACAACCTATATTGGTTAATAATACTACACTAATTCACTGGCTACATTGCTTTTTGATGACTCCTCTGCTCAGTATCATGTAGGGGTATGCATTGAACCACATCTAGTGTGTGTGTTCACAGGTGTTCTTTTGTAGTGCGGTATCGTAGCAAGGCCCTGATGCTGCAAAGCActtaagccaggggcaggcaattatttcgggcagagggccgcttactgagttttggcaagccatcgagggctgcatgataggcagccaggggcagataaatattaattttctacacttTTTAGGACCCCCacaggctgaatagaatggcctggcagactgCATtcggcccgtgggctgcattttgcctacctGATTTAAGCTTTTCCATAAGatacatatttgtgtgtgtgtgtataaatgtatatacatacatatgcagaAAAATTGCTCAGTTGACAAACCTGATACCAAACCATGGAATAAATAGGGATGTTGGGGAATCCTTTCCCAGGTCACAAGGGCCACGTTGTGCCTTGCACTCGACTGGAGACAACCTGCCCGCATGCACGCGATGGCGAGCTAAACGAACAAGAcaagggggggcaggaagggaaacAGGGACCTAAGTGCCCTGCTTTGATACTACAGGTCAATAAAGGCCAGACTACAACCAAGACTTCCTGAGCCTCAGTCAATGCATTAACTGCTAATCCGTCTTGCTTGGTCTGGGACTGTCCTCTGAACCTGTGCTTGTATCATCTCTAATCTAATGCACTCAGACTTGGCCCTGGTAGTGGCTTCTTGGAGCAGCATCACTGAAGTGAATGAATAGGAATCATCCATATTCAGTACATGTTTATAGTGCCAAGCTTAGTCATTTGAATCATCTGAGCTGAAGCTTCAAGTCACACAGGCAAAGAGAAAAATAGTTGATCATCATGTGCCGCCTCATGGCAACTCGCTTGGTTTCCATAGAGACTGAATTACATCTCATTTTCTTCACCTAAAAATTCCCTTTGACTTTATTCATTTCTATATAAAGAAGCACTGTGCCCTGGTAGCTGGAGCTCTGCCGGGGATAACAGATGGGGAAAGACAAGCTCTGGACCTAGCACTGGAAGCTCCAGCTTTTCGTTGCCCGAGTGTCATTACCTGGGACAGATCCTcgattggctcactagcccttaTTCAGTAAGGTTTTAACTTGAAGCACATGAGCTGTTTTATTAATCTCAGCAGGACTACTCGTGGGTTTAAAGTTGGACTAAGTCTGAAGTACTTTGCTGAACCCAGGTTCTCAAAGAAACCCCGGTACCCCAGTTCTGGGGTAGGTGCATCCAGCAACGTGCCTAAGTTATTTGCTTTCCTAAGTTATCATCTTTCCTTCTAAGCTGACATCCCTGTATTGAAATGATCATTGGAATAGCTGCTTGCTTATGTTCTGCAGagcaaatgcagaaaaaaaagcaggaaatggTTTAACCGCTGCACTTAAACATTTCCTGAGAGGAGAGAGCATAGCATGAACTATGAACAATAAGAGAGGAAAATTGTTTCTCTCTTCAAATCTTCACAAAGGAATGACAGTATTGACCGAAGAGTTGAAATAATAGAGGTCTCGTTCCTAATCAAGAAGGTGTGTGTTTCTCACACTTACGCATGAGATGGTTTGTAAGATGTTATGTGAGATTTCCAAATGCACGTGTTCTTTCAATGCCATCTATGGGCATGGAGATGTATTACAGCAAAAAACTGTATTTCTTGAAAGCTAGCGTGCGTATCTCTGCACACTACAGACAATCTGTAGGTAAGAAACACAAAaacatgaaagagagaaaaactgACTTTACAGAGGATGGTCCCGTCTCTCGGACAGTTGGAGATACAGCCAGGAGCTTGGTAAGATTTTCTAAAGCACTTTGGTGCCTaattctcatgattttttttccctttatgtcAAAGAAGGTTAGGAGCTTGGACGTGTTTGATATTCACTGAGGCCCTGGCTGCATCACTAGACACCTAAATATCTAAAAAACTCGGCCCTAAgcgacttgcccaagatcacagaGGAAATCCTTAGCAAAGTCAGAAATTGAACATAgcttcatagactgtaaggctggaagggacctgggaagatcatcgggcccagccccctgctccagcaggaagacagctgggggtcaggggaccccagggaggtgcccgtccagtctcctcttgaagatctccagggtaggggatTGCACCAcgtctggagggagcttattgcacagtccggacaccctgactatgaagtttttcctaatgttgaacctgaatcgatcttccaggagtttgtggccattactcctggttttccctgtgggtgccctggtgaacagttgctcaccgagcccttgatgtcctcccctagtgtagcagtaagccactaccaggccccctctcggccttcttttcctcaggctgaagagtcccacatccctcagcctttcctcgtatggcttgccatgtaagactctgaccatacgggtggctcttcaaGATTGTCCACGTCCGTGTTGAAGTGTGGtatccagaactggacgcagtcctccagctgcggtctcaccagtgctgagtacagcagaagaatcacctccttggctttgctggagatgcatcgattgatgctcACCAGggtattattttccctgctggctacagcatcgcactgccaacTCATATTCATAACATGATCTTCTGGTACCTGACCGGCACCCTTAACCAAACACCATCCCTCTCTAAACTGAAATAGGTATACAATATATATGTTATGCCTGTTTGATCCTTGTAAATCCTTGCTTACACTTTTCCTATACTCAATGCCTGCAAATGGCAAAATTGTTTGAGTAAACTAGACGCTTGCAATACGACAAGGAAATGTTTCTGCGGACTATGGATTTTTATTGTCAGCCACTAACAACCATATGTTATGTGAATAATAAATCTTAATTCCATAAAGCATGTTCTGTGCATTTGAGACTTAGCTTGTAGTGTGTGTGCTAACTACGGTTTGATTGATAATTACAACACACTTATCCTGATTGTGTATTCTTCTTTGCAGCTTGTGCCTGGGATGTGAGCTCCTGTTGTGAGGAGACTGCTGGGCTTAAACCCATccttcactgacttcagcagtCCTTCATTGAGAAGAACAATCCTTGCAAGACACCAAGGTAACAATACATAGCCAGCTCCTCTATCCGCCGAACGCTCCCAACCTTTGTAGACCTGCTCTCATTCCACCAACCATTCGGCATGACATACAGTGGGCTCGCTGGCATCTTCATTGCCATTCTCTTGCACTTCAGACTAAGATTAAGGGGATTTATTTGTCCCATGCCTATTCTTAGCAGTGACATTGCTGGATGGCAGAACAAGGCATTTAAACCAGTTGACCTCTCCTGTTAATAACAATGACCAACTCATCAGGTCAGGTAGCTTTGATGTAGCATCCAGCTGATGTCAGTATAGTTGGCTGGGCTCATTAAAGGCTATTTTCAGTTGTGTCAGAGCATCTATTTGTACATCTAGTGATCAGTATTCAATTTTGGTGAGACGGGGTGGAAAGTTCTTCCTCCTTCGTTACACCCTGCTAAATTTAACCAGGAGCGGATCTGCATGTGGAATTTCTCTGAAGCGCATGATATGCTTGGATAGTCTAATACTAGATTGCATCACTGCAGGACAGCAGTACCTGGCCAGGGAGAGACAGGGCTTCTTGAATGCTGTATACTTGAACTGTATTGGTGCTATTTGTGCATCCTCATCAGTCAGTCCGCCCATCTGTCCGTGGTCTCAGACTTTGTCTAGACTTCAGGCACTGCAGACTGGCAGACACACAAGGGCCCTGCTAGTGTAATTACTCCTGGCAGCGTAGCCACCTCTGCTGAGTTCTGTGCTGCTGAAGTTACGTTGCTAACAGTATGTATGCAAGCTACTCTGAAGCCTGCTTGGCTGTGCCTGCATGAGCAGCAACAACAGGCCTTTGACTGCCGCATCTGTCTTTTTGTTCCGTGATTGTTTCCGTGGTAGTGCCTACCACAAAAAAGCCCTGGTCCGTGGCTAGGGATCCTGGGTGCTACCACAGTCTGAAAAGCAGTAACATCTGAACTCCTGGGGAACACAGCTGCTGCCTTCACCTCCCTGGGAGTCGTCTTTATGTGCAAGGAGGCCTGGGGATTGGCCACCACTCTTCTTCCAAGCAAGCTAGAGGCAGCGAGGATGCTAGAGGAGAGCATCCCTTGCCTCGGGGAAAGAAGAGTGGCTGCATTAGGAGCCCTGGGAAGGTTCCCAGTGGTGCTCAGGCCAAAACAGGCCACCAGCACTGACCTGGATCCAACTTTTGTACTCTCCTTCCTTGTCAACACAGTTTTTTCCTAAATATTGATTTTCCTCCAGCAACTTGTACCTCCCGCCAGCAGTCTGGAATGCAGCTACTGTCCCAAGAAATGAATACTTCACAGCTCATTCATCTTCCTCCACAACCTCTCCCCATGACTTTCActttaaaatcagttttattctgctggccacctcctgccccaccaaCTCTGACCTACAACTCCAGGCTCCATCATTAAGCCTGTGCTCTTTCTGGTTTCAGTTGTGGGCAAGGGTTTGAAGTGGCAACTTGGGAAAGTCCTGTGGTTAACAGCAGTCCAGCATTCCTTTCTGCTCGTTTATCATTTTTGCCCAGTAATTCCTGTTATGCGAGTTGTGCTGGAGGTAGATAAAAGTCATTGCGCTTATCTTCCCTATTTTCTCTGGACGCTATTCCCACAAGGATTCCcaagtccacacacacacacacacacacacacacacacacacacacacacacacacaaccagttCCTTTAGAGGAGCTGCATAGGGCTTAATGCAATGGAGTTAATTCGACAATCAAGCCAGCTTGAGAATCCAGGCATGGCTGCTATTCAGGTCCTactacagaggtgggcaattattttgcatGGAGGGCcacatactgagttttggcaagccatcgagggtcgcatgacaggcagcccgtggcagataaatattcattttctaaattctttaggAGCCCCAAGGGCCGGATAGACTGggctggcccacgggctgcattttgcccacccctgtgctactcCATCCCTTCGCTAAATCTTTTGCCTGCTAGACTTAGATCACTGATAATAAAGCTGATGTGTGAATTACTGATCTGTATAAAAGGCCATAACAGTCATCCTTTATAGCAAATTGCTGAGGCATATAACAGAAAGTAGAATCTGttcctagggttttttttttaaatcagcctaAGGAATTAGATCTCTCTCCTGGAATCTGCTATAATGATTTGATAAAGAACTACAGAAAGCATCTCAGTTCCTAGTATACCTTCCTACTAATACATTCCTATTATTCCATATCTTCCTAGGCGTCTCCTCTATGATTAGGATCCTACTGTGCTTACTATAGCATGGACACACAGTAGGAGATAGTCCCTGCCTTGAAGAGATGAACAGTAGAGCAGGTGAAAGGAAATGAGAAACAAAAGGGTAAGAGAGCAGATTGATGGCAGAATCAAGAAAAGAGTTCAGGTCTCCAGATTGCCAATCAAATGCCCTGTTCACTGGGATGTCCTACCTCTAAAGTGAGTTTTTGTTGAACTTCAAGTATCAAGAGAAGCCCACTAAGTTTACTAATGTTATATTCTACTGGATATTTCAATGAGGAATAAGTTGCAGAATGGGAAAAATGTATTGTTTTGTAATTTcttagctggtctaattaaagctatcatctctgaaccaagagtgcTAGAGTTTTGCCTGACTTCCATGTACAGCCTCGGAGCCCTTTCATGAAAATACATCTGCATGTAATTTGGGTCTGCAAATAGATGCTTGCATGCAGACGTCAAGGAACAGGACGCCTTTCACAGGCAGAATTTGGGAGTCCAGATGGAAGTGCGTCACACACTGTGCACAGGGAAAATTCCCCGTGTATCATTTAATCTCACATTTTGCCACTAGatggactagctaagcagcaTTTCAGCAGGGCAGCACATGGTGGTACTGAAGTGACACCTAAGGAAATATGGCAGGGCTTatttgtgtttttatattttaaagccCTTGCAGAATTCATCTGCTCGGTGGAAATGAAGGATTTCTTGCTGATGAGCAAATTACAGTGGCTGCTCTAGGAATAGGGcgaggtggttagctgtgttaatctgaagtcagaaGGCAAGGTCGAGATGCACCTTCATAGACTAAGATGTATATAAAGAGAGCACAAGCTGGTTTCTGTCCTAAAGTGAATAACGCAGCTTTAACTTGACAGGTGAATAAAGACAGACAGGGAAGCACAAAGGGACAATATTGATCCCTATGATGAGCTGGTATCAGTACATCAGCTGCCGAACTGTAGTCAATGTTTTGATCAGGAGAGTTTTAGAAGGATGCTGTGGCTCTTGGCAGAGCCAAAGCTGTGGAACACGTTTTTTAGGTATATGATAATCAGATTCAGTGAATTTAAGCTGTAAAAAGGGAAATATGTCATCAGGCCGTACCAGTTAAGCCTATGTTGTATCAAAGGATGGCACTAATTTTAGGCAGAAAGTCTCCTGAGTTGCACACACTAGCACCCATTCAGTGTCTGGGACTCTTAGGTgctaccataatacaaataaaaatagtttTCCCCCACTTCAGCATCAGGGCAGTATAAAGGGCCTTCAGTATGGATCAAAGTCAGCCTCACTAGATCTTAATAAAATTTCCCTCTTTCCTACTTTATCTTCTCTCTTATTTACGGCTCAGTGCCAGCAGTACATTGTTTTCTCTGGCCTTTGGCAAGGCTTTCCAAGAGCCATAACAACTTGCCTTTGCGCACGTGTAGAGCGAGAGCCGTGAAAAATTCCCTGAAACTTCTCATTTGATGCAGGCttgccaagaagaaaaaaaaaagtggcgctTTTTTAACAAGTTGGATATTTTGCTGTCAGGAAAAGATTCAAATTTAGCTTGTGCCACTGAAGGCAACCCAGCATTAAAAGAAGGAGCTTAAGTTATTAAACTGAGCAGCTTTGATCAGCCAGTTCAGGGAAATCCTTTGCTACCAGAGTCCTAAGGATTAATGTATTTTTACCACAAAGCCAATACATCTATTCTGATCAGTTAGCCATTGCTCACCACCGCACATGAAACTTCATTCTCTGGGTTCCTGCTCAATACTATGGGATCAAATGGAGTTTTACCTGGAAATTGACCCTGTTACCTTGAACTTGATCATCCTTGTAGCTAGTTATGTTATCCTGCTTTTGGTCTTTTTGATTTCTTGTGTGCTGTACGACTGCAGGGGAATAGATCCCAATAAGGAATATGCTCCGGAGACGCCGACAGAGCCCCAGCCTCCGATTCGGTTAGTGGTgatgcagcagaactcctctggCCCTTACTGGGGAAAGGGTCTAGTCTCTGCTTACGAAAACTCATCTGACCTGGTAGGGAAAAGGACTACTGTGGTTTAAAGAGGACCACCACTTGCTTCTGAGTTTCTGTGGATATGCTTGCCTCATCTGCTACATTTGCATTCAGTTTGCAAAAGGGTAAGACAGCAAGGTAAGTCCAAATGCTGACATGCTGGACGTGGtggttgggagggggtgggggtgccgaGTGAGCTGGTTTGTATTCAGCTGTTTCTACATCCATACGGTCGTGCAAGTCAAGCATTTGCACTAATGCACTAATGCTTCCTTACATTACTCTGTTAGATGGTAGAAGTAATGCCCTTCCCCACGCTGCTCTGAAAAGGGACTTTGAGGTATAGCAAACCCATATTAGGTGTCATTAGTTTTATAGAGCCATGCCGTTGTTCAAAGAGGATCTCCTCCCTGGCAGGACCGAACTGTATTATAATGGgaggcctgccccttgcttcCATCTGCAAGCGGCCATAGTAGCCATTTATCTCTCTGGTGAGAAAAGAAATGTGTAAGgattttccaaggatagagatctCTCTGATGTAAGCCTGCTACTGCTTCCATCAGAATTTAATATTTATAATGTTATTTGTAGGCTTCTCAAGGTTGGCAAGCCTGCCTTGTAGGAGATGCAATATGTTTAACTGCTGCTTAAAACTGACTGTGAATGCTGCTCTATGAGTCAAAACCCCCCAATGCTGTAGTCTTCGGACGAATGATACAAGGAGATACAACGCA encodes the following:
- the SMIM36 gene encoding small integral membrane protein 36; translated protein: MKLHSLGSCSILWDQMEFYLEIDPVTLNLIILVASYVILLLVFLISCVLYDCRGIDPNKEYAPETPTEPQPPIRLVVMQQNSSGPYWGKGLVSAYENSSDLVGKRTTVV